From a region of the Haematobia irritans isolate KBUSLIRL chromosome 4, ASM5000362v1, whole genome shotgun sequence genome:
- the LOC142236205 gene encoding uncharacterized protein LOC142236205 has product MAKNANFTSPSNDLDVVWIYVVENEVNAYFTIVILVLLIPTIVVYTTLKELKENIRLQLFIFYLAYTFQNKFFALVRFYRVYTRYFNPAAIEDLSQMAGLSVILWLNVISCELLRNTLSQRKIERDIKKDRRRLRFYIIYTGVMVILVVLLQAIFKGTKWHPLSKAGVIFAFLLMNLVTFLVISVHICRTRFKLATASNRKNGMKEVILIIIRLFAMMGISRIIVFGIIFVWRINGIIIMQIIELLMKANIRKLIIARLQCCYPAMNSETTDV; this is encoded by the exons ATGGCG aaaaatgctAATTTCACTTCGCCATCAAACGATTTGGACGTGGTCTGGATATATGTGGTAGAGAATGAAGTTAACGCCTATTTTACTATAGTGATATTGGTGCTTCTAATTCCGACAATAGTGGTCTATACAACTTTAAAGGAATTGAAGGAAAATATTCGTTTGCaacttttcattttttatcTGGCTTATACTTTTCAGAATAAATTCTTCGCCTTGGTACGATTCTATAGAGTATATACACGTTACTTTAATCCAGCTGCAATTG AAGATTTATCTCAAATGGCTGGCTTATCTGTTATTCTTTGGCTTAATGTTATATCCTGTGAACTTTTGCGCAATACTCTGAGTCAGAGAAAAATTGAGAGAGATATTAAAAAGGATCGCAGACGTTTgagattttatattatttatactgGTGTTATGGTGATTTTGGTCGTACTGTTACAGGCTATATTTAAAG ggACCAAATGGCATCCTCTATCTAAGGCTGGTGTAATTTTCGCATTCCTTTTGATGAACCTGGTTACATTTCTAGTAATCTCGGTTCACATCTGTAGGACTCGTTTTAAGTTGGCCACTGCATCCAATAGAAAGAATGGCATGAAAGAAGT aattttaattataataagacTTTTTGCCATGATGGGCATTTCTAGAATTATTgtgtttggcattatttttgtgTGGCGAATTAATGGCATTATTATTATGCAAATTATTGAATTATTAATGAAAGCTAATATTCGTAAATTAATTATAGCACG TTTGCAATGCTGTTATCCTGCGATGAATTCTGAAACTACAGATGTTTAA